A region of Melitaea cinxia chromosome 15, ilMelCinx1.1, whole genome shotgun sequence DNA encodes the following proteins:
- the LOC123660215 gene encoding membrane-bound alkaline phosphatase-like has translation MFLGDGMSIPTLAAARTLLGQRENHTGEESHLFFETFPTIGLAKTYCVDSQIPDSACTATAYLCGVKANRGTLGVTAEVPRWDCPASVDTSSHLESIAAWALADGRDAGIVTTARVTHASPAGAYANIANRDWENDAEVRADQHDPELCRDIAYQLVHTYPGNQFKVILGGGRREFLPNDVVDEEGTTGRRLDGRHLIEEWQMDKIMRNVSYQYVWNREQLLSVDNDLPDYLLGLFEASHLQYNLQANNYTEPTLAELTETAIRSLSRNKKGFFLFVEGGRIDHAHHENQVELALDETIELSKAVNRAAELLSEDDSLIVVTSDHAHVMSFNGYTHRGGDILGPSDGIGDDGIPYMTLSYTNGPGYRPYVDNHRVDVTSEENYRDLNWRSHAEIPLASETHGGEDVAVFAWGPQNTMFSGMYEQNQIPHLMAYAACIGPGRQACSSATTNALTAVLLTPLLLLIRNMLK, from the exons ATGTTCCTCGGGGACGGCATGTCCATACCCACGCTGGCGGCCGCGCGCACGCTGCTGGGCCAGCGCGAGAACCACACCGGGGAGGAATCGCATCTGTTTTTTGAGACCTTCCCCACCATTGGACTCGCTAAG ACGTACTGTGTAGATTCCCAAATCCCAGATTCAGCGTGTACTGCAACTGCTTATTTGTGTGGTGTGAAAGCGAATCGTGGTACACTTGGTGTGACAGCAGAAGTTCCGCGCTGGGATTGTCCAGCTTCTGTTGACACTTCTTCCCATTTGGAATCTATCGCTGCGTGGGCACTTGCTGATGGTCGTGATGCTG GTATCGTAACTACGGCGCGTGTGACGCACGCCTCGCCTGCAGGAGCGTATGCAAACATTGCAAACAGAGACTGGGAAAACGATGCCGAGGTCCGCGCGGATCAGCACGACCCTGAATTATGTCGAGATATTGCCTATCAGCTTGTTCACACGTATCCTGGAAATCAGTTTAAA gtTATTCTAGGCGGAGGTCGTCGTGAGTTTTTGCCGAATGACGTCGTAGATGAAGAAGGTACTACCGGCAGAAGGTTAGATGGTCGTCACTTAATAGAAGAATGGCAAATGGACAAAATTATGCGTAACGTTAGCTACCAGTACGTATGGAACCGAGAACAATTACTTAGTGTGGACAATGATTTACCGGACTATCTATTAGGCTTGTTTGAAGCGAGTCACCTGCAATATAACCTGCAAGCAAACAATTACACCGAGCCCACACTTGCGGAGTTAACGGAAACTGCGATTCGTTCACTTAGTCGCAATAAGAAAGGTTTCTTCTTATTCGTGGAGGGAGGACGTATCGACCACGCTCATCATGAGAACCAAGTAGAACTAGCGCTGGACGAGACCATCGAGTTAAGCAAAGCCGTGAACCGCGCTGCTGAGCTGTTATCCGAAGACGATTCATTGATTGTCGTGACATCCGACCACGCGCATGTCATGAGTTTTAACGGATACACTCACCGCGGAGGTGATATTTTGGGCCCTTCGGATGGGATAGGCGACGATGGTATCCCTTACATGACGTTGTCGTACACAAATGGTCCAGGATATCGGCCCTACGTCGACAATCACAGAGTCGATGTCACTAGCGAAGAAAATTATC GCGATTTGAACTGGAGATCTCACGCGGAAATACCTCTGGCGTCTGAAACTCACGGAGGGGAAGACGTAGCTGTATTCGCGTGGGGCCCGCAGAACACGATGTTCTCAGGAATGTACGAGCAGAACCAGATCCCTCATCTGATGGCGTACGCTGCGTGTATTGGTCCCGGTCGACAGGCTTGCTCTTCGGCCACTACTAACGCTCTCACCGCAGTACTGCTTACTCCCTTGCTATTGTTAATACGCAATATGCTAAAATAA